Proteins from a single region of Chryseobacterium sp. W4I1:
- the metH gene encoding methionine synthase, which produces MKYLRLSGLEPLIITPESNFINVGERTNVAGSKKFLRLIKEEKFSEALDIARHQVEGGAQILDVNFDDGLIDGKASMIKFLNLIASEPDISRIPLMIDSSKWEILEAGLQVAQGKSVVNSISLKGGEEEFIKQAKAVKRYGAAVIVMAFDEDGQADNYDRRIEISKRSYDILVNQIGFPAEDIIFDLNIFPVATGMEEHRRNAIDFIEATRWVRKNLPYASVSGGVSNVSFSFRGNDTVREAMHSVFLYHAIQAGMNIGIVNPAMLEVYDEINKELLELVEDVILDKREDATERLLDYSERHKSVKKEIVEDLEWRTKPLQDRITHALVKGIDRFIEEDVEEARQQAEKPLHVIEINLMTGMGVVGDLFGSGKMFLPQVVKSARVMKRAVAYLQPFIEDEKDGSRPANGKILMATVKGDVHDIGKNIVSVVLGCNNYEIVDLGVMVPAEKIIQAAIEHKVDVIGLSGLITPSLDEMVYIASELERQNLNFPLLIGGATTSKAHTAVKIDLKYKNAVVHVNDASRAVNVVSSLLGDRNKEYVSELKDEYSDFREKFLNRQVDKDYVSIEEARKSHFSIDWENEDIFTPNNLGVKVFEDQDLRELLPFIDWSPFFRSWDLHGKYPNILEDEVVGAQAKELFKDAQVILNKILDEKRLQAKAVFGIFKANSNETDDILIFDENNEEQARFLTLRQQAQRSKGKEYLALSDFIAPQSSGKTDYVGAFCVTTGFGTDEFAEEYEKANDDYNAIMVKALADRFAEAYAEFLHKKVRTEYWGYANQESLSNEDLIAEKYKGIRPAPGYPACPDHLEKKTIWDLLKVEENTGVFLTESLAMFPTAAVSGYYFGSPHAKYFGLGKITEDQLKDYAERRGISFQEAKKWLNPNLADGI; this is translated from the coding sequence ATGAAATATTTAAGATTATCAGGCCTTGAGCCCCTTATTATAACACCGGAAAGTAATTTCATCAATGTTGGTGAGAGAACCAATGTTGCCGGTTCCAAAAAATTTTTAAGATTAATTAAAGAGGAGAAATTCTCTGAAGCACTTGATATTGCCCGCCACCAGGTGGAAGGTGGGGCGCAGATTCTTGATGTCAATTTTGATGACGGATTGATTGATGGTAAAGCTTCCATGATCAAATTCCTGAACTTAATAGCTTCCGAACCCGATATTTCCAGGATTCCACTGATGATAGATTCATCAAAATGGGAAATCCTTGAAGCCGGATTACAGGTAGCTCAGGGAAAATCTGTTGTCAATTCCATCAGTCTCAAAGGAGGTGAGGAAGAATTTATAAAGCAGGCCAAAGCCGTCAAAAGATATGGTGCTGCAGTTATTGTCATGGCCTTTGATGAAGATGGACAGGCTGATAATTATGACAGAAGAATTGAAATTTCAAAACGGTCGTATGATATTTTGGTTAATCAGATTGGTTTTCCTGCAGAAGATATCATTTTCGATTTAAATATCTTCCCTGTTGCCACCGGAATGGAAGAGCATAGAAGAAATGCAATAGATTTCATTGAAGCGACAAGATGGGTAAGGAAAAACCTTCCTTATGCATCTGTGAGTGGAGGCGTAAGCAATGTTTCCTTCTCGTTCCGTGGAAATGATACCGTGAGAGAAGCGATGCACTCCGTATTCCTTTATCATGCTATCCAGGCCGGAATGAATATAGGGATCGTAAATCCGGCTATGCTCGAAGTCTATGACGAGATCAATAAAGAACTTCTGGAACTTGTGGAAGATGTGATCCTTGACAAAAGGGAGGATGCTACAGAAAGACTTTTAGATTATTCCGAAAGACATAAATCCGTCAAAAAAGAAATCGTTGAAGATCTGGAATGGCGGACAAAACCTTTACAGGATAGAATTACCCATGCTTTGGTTAAAGGAATCGACCGTTTTATAGAGGAAGATGTGGAAGAAGCCAGACAGCAGGCCGAAAAACCACTCCATGTCATTGAAATTAATCTGATGACCGGAATGGGCGTTGTGGGAGACCTTTTCGGAAGCGGAAAAATGTTCCTTCCACAGGTAGTAAAGTCTGCAAGGGTAATGAAAAGGGCAGTGGCCTATCTTCAGCCTTTTATTGAAGATGAAAAAGACGGCTCAAGACCAGCCAACGGTAAAATTCTGATGGCTACCGTAAAAGGGGACGTTCATGATATTGGTAAAAATATTGTGAGTGTTGTGCTGGGTTGCAACAATTACGAAATTGTGGATCTCGGAGTAATGGTTCCTGCCGAAAAAATCATCCAGGCTGCCATAGAACATAAAGTAGATGTCATTGGATTAAGCGGGTTGATCACGCCAAGTCTTGATGAAATGGTGTATATCGCTTCGGAATTAGAAAGACAGAACCTTAATTTTCCATTGCTGATTGGTGGCGCAACAACCTCAAAAGCACATACCGCTGTAAAAATCGATTTAAAATATAAAAATGCAGTCGTTCACGTTAATGATGCTTCCAGGGCAGTCAATGTGGTGAGCTCATTGCTTGGTGACAGAAACAAAGAATATGTTTCAGAGTTGAAAGACGAATATTCTGATTTCCGTGAAAAGTTCCTGAACAGACAGGTTGATAAAGATTATGTTTCCATTGAAGAAGCCAGAAAAAGTCATTTTAGTATCGACTGGGAAAACGAAGATATCTTTACACCGAATAATTTAGGTGTCAAAGTTTTTGAAGATCAGGATCTGAGAGAACTGCTTCCGTTTATCGACTGGTCGCCATTCTTCAGAAGCTGGGATCTTCACGGGAAATACCCGAATATCTTAGAAGATGAGGTAGTAGGGGCTCAAGCCAAAGAATTATTTAAAGATGCGCAGGTCATTTTAAATAAAATTCTTGATGAAAAAAGACTGCAGGCAAAAGCTGTCTTTGGAATTTTTAAAGCCAATTCCAATGAAACGGATGATATCCTGATTTTTGACGAAAATAATGAAGAACAGGCCAGATTTCTTACATTAAGACAGCAGGCACAGCGTTCAAAAGGAAAAGAATATTTAGCATTAAGTGACTTCATTGCTCCACAAAGTTCCGGTAAAACAGATTATGTAGGAGCATTTTGTGTGACTACCGGTTTCGGGACAGATGAATTCGCTGAAGAATATGAAAAAGCTAATGATGATTATAATGCCATCATGGTAAAAGCCCTTGCCGACAGATTCGCAGAAGCTTATGCCGAATTTTTACACAAAAAAGTAAGAACAGAATATTGGGGATATGCCAATCAGGAAAGTCTGAGCAATGAAGATCTGATCGCTGAAAAATACAAAGGAATCCGTCCTGCACCGGGTTACCCTGCCTGTCCTGATCATTTGGAAAAGAAGACCATCTGGGATCTTTTAAAAGTAGAAGAAAATACAGGTGTTTTCCTTACCGAAAGCCTCGCCATGTTCCCAACGGCAGCAGTTTCTGGATATTATTTCGGAAGCCCACATGCAAAATATTTTGGTCTTGGAAAAATTACAGAAGACCAGCTCAAGGATTATGCAGAGAGAAGAGGAATTTCTTTCCAGGAAGCAAAAAAATGGCTAAACCCCAATTTAGCAGATGGAATTTAA
- a CDS encoding DinB family protein encodes MKNGLKKEILGHLCDSALTNIRRFVVTQYKENDNIVYDQDFWVKAQNYQNIPVSEIISLWKSLNFQIVYTVENIPDEALKRTCDTTKTVPQAFTLEYIIQDYIDHLHYHLKAI; translated from the coding sequence TTGAAAAATGGTCTAAAAAAAGAAATTTTAGGTCATCTTTGTGATAGTGCACTTACCAATATCAGAAGATTTGTAGTGACTCAGTATAAAGAAAATGACAATATTGTTTATGATCAGGATTTTTGGGTGAAAGCGCAGAATTATCAGAATATTCCGGTTTCAGAAATTATTAGTCTTTGGAAATCTCTGAATTTTCAGATCGTTTATACCGTAGAAAATATTCCGGATGAAGCCTTGAAAAGAACCTGTGATACAACAAAAACGGTTCCTCAGGCCTTTACATTAGAATATATCATTCAGGATTATATTGATCATCTTCATTATCACTTAAAAGCAATTTAA
- the metF gene encoding methylenetetrahydrofolate reductase [NAD(P)H] has translation MKITEHIKNANGKTLFSLEVVPPQKGIGIEDLYINIDPLMEFKPPFIDVTTSREEYIYLDKGNGLMERRITRMRPGTLGICAAIQHKYNVDTVPHLLCGGFTKEETEYLLVDCMYLGIDNIMALRGDAMKGHQYFEPTPGGHASAMDLVHQINDLGRGKYLHNDETICDELNKFCIGVAGYPEKHMEAPSMNYDLKWLKQKVDAGADYIVTQMFFDNKRFIEFVTKAREMGITVPIIPGIKPIATKKHLKILPQIFKIDLPEDLINEVEKAKNNDAVKQIGVEWAINQCRELLDFGVPVLHFYSMGKSDNIKKIAGELF, from the coding sequence ATGAAGATCACTGAACACATAAAAAATGCAAACGGGAAAACCCTATTCTCCCTGGAAGTCGTTCCGCCCCAGAAAGGAATTGGAATCGAAGATTTGTACATCAATATAGATCCGCTTATGGAGTTTAAGCCCCCTTTTATTGATGTCACCACTTCCAGAGAAGAATATATTTACCTAGACAAAGGAAATGGACTCATGGAACGCCGTATTACCAGAATGCGTCCCGGAACCTTAGGGATTTGTGCGGCAATCCAGCATAAATATAATGTAGATACCGTTCCCCATCTTCTGTGCGGAGGCTTTACCAAAGAAGAGACAGAATACCTTCTGGTAGATTGTATGTATCTGGGAATAGATAATATCATGGCTTTGCGAGGAGACGCTATGAAAGGCCATCAGTACTTTGAACCTACACCGGGAGGCCACGCGAGTGCCATGGATCTTGTTCATCAGATTAATGATCTGGGAAGAGGAAAATACCTTCACAATGATGAAACAATCTGCGATGAACTTAATAAATTTTGCATAGGAGTAGCTGGCTATCCTGAAAAACATATGGAAGCACCTTCTATGAATTATGATCTGAAATGGCTGAAACAAAAAGTAGATGCCGGAGCAGATTATATCGTTACCCAGATGTTTTTTGACAATAAAAGATTTATTGAATTTGTGACAAAAGCCAGAGAAATGGGAATTACCGTTCCTATTATCCCGGGGATCAAACCTATCGCCACCAAAAAGCATTTAAAAATTCTGCCACAGATATTCAAGATTGATCTTCCGGAAGACCTGATCAATGAGGTGGAAAAGGCTAAAAACAATGATGCTGTAAAACAGATCGGAGTAGAGTGGGCGATCAATCAATGCAGAGAACTTTTGGATTTTGGAGTTCCTGTGCTGCACTTTTACTCCATGGGGAAAAGTGATAACATAAAAAAAATAGCCGGTGAGCTATTCTAA
- a CDS encoding ferritin — MISEKIATLINEQIAHEQYAAQYYLSMSAWFSGKDLDGIANYFRVQSKEELMHADKMFDFLNDVGGEIIIGEIAKPPHEFENATDIFEKALEHEKKVTRSIFNIVKNANDEGDFATTSFLQWFINEQVEEEASASQYVTKIKMVCDNPSALYLFDQELSQRVFVPATKA, encoded by the coding sequence ATGATCAGCGAAAAAATTGCAACGTTAATTAACGAACAGATAGCTCACGAACAATATGCCGCCCAATATTATCTTTCAATGTCCGCCTGGTTTTCAGGAAAAGACCTTGATGGAATTGCAAACTACTTCAGAGTACAGAGCAAAGAGGAATTGATGCATGCAGATAAAATGTTTGATTTTTTAAATGATGTAGGCGGGGAGATTATCATCGGAGAGATTGCAAAACCTCCACATGAGTTTGAAAATGCAACTGATATTTTCGAAAAAGCACTGGAGCATGAGAAAAAAGTAACAAGAAGCATCTTCAATATTGTGAAAAACGCTAATGATGAGGGAGATTTTGCAACAACTTCATTTCTTCAATGGTTCATCAACGAACAGGTAGAAGAAGAGGCAAGTGCTTCACAATACGTTACAAAAATCAAAATGGTTTGTGACAATCCATCTGCATTATATCTTTTTGATCAGGAGTTATCTCAAAGGGTATTTGTACCAGCTACAAAAGCTTAA
- the cysS gene encoding cysteine--tRNA ligase, whose translation MQLKLYNSLTAEKEIFKPILEGNVGMYVCGPTVYSNVHLGNVRTFLSFDFIYRTLIHLGYKVRYVRNITDAGHLTDDGNVENDRFVKQTRLEKLEPMEIVQKYTVDFHKVLEMFNLLPPNIEPTATGHIVEQIELTQKLIEKGFAYESNGSVYFDVLEYNNRGLNYGELSKRNIEELFANTRDLDGQGEKKNPQDFALWKKASPAHIMRWNSPWGEGFPGWHLECTAMSTKYLGEKFDIHGGGMDLKFPHHECEIAQGKACNDTAPVNYWMHANMLTMNSQRMSKSTGNYILPMQLVTGENDFFEKPFHPTIVRFCFLQAHYRSVLDISNDAMIASEKGFIRLMEAIKVLNAVTPDNEKQSGFDLKEWKNKAYDALTDDFNSPILIAHLFEAVKYIFALNDGKETISSEDLEDLKSTLNAFVFDVLGLQNVEENNNEKLDQTLKVLIELRNQARKSKNFDLSDQIRDKLLAEGIELKDGRDGTTYVLN comes from the coding sequence ATGCAATTAAAATTATATAACTCCCTCACAGCAGAAAAAGAAATATTTAAACCCATTTTAGAAGGAAACGTCGGTATGTATGTCTGCGGACCTACCGTCTACAGCAATGTGCATTTGGGAAATGTAAGAACTTTCCTTTCCTTTGATTTTATCTACCGTACCCTGATCCACTTAGGGTATAAAGTAAGATACGTAAGAAATATCACCGATGCAGGGCACCTTACAGACGATGGAAATGTAGAGAACGACAGATTCGTGAAACAGACTCGTCTGGAAAAACTGGAACCTATGGAAATTGTACAGAAATATACCGTGGATTTTCATAAAGTTTTGGAAATGTTCAACCTGCTTCCTCCGAATATCGAACCTACAGCAACAGGTCATATCGTAGAACAGATCGAGCTTACACAGAAGCTTATTGAGAAGGGTTTTGCATATGAAAGTAACGGTTCTGTTTATTTTGATGTTCTGGAATACAATAACAGGGGCTTGAACTATGGCGAACTTTCAAAACGTAATATAGAAGAGCTTTTTGCAAATACGCGTGATCTTGACGGACAGGGCGAAAAGAAAAATCCACAGGATTTTGCCTTATGGAAAAAAGCATCTCCTGCTCACATTATGAGATGGAACTCCCCTTGGGGTGAAGGTTTTCCGGGATGGCACCTTGAATGTACTGCTATGAGCACAAAATATTTAGGTGAAAAATTTGATATCCATGGTGGCGGCATGGACTTGAAATTTCCGCACCACGAATGTGAAATTGCACAGGGAAAGGCATGCAATGATACAGCTCCAGTGAACTACTGGATGCATGCCAATATGCTGACGATGAATTCCCAGCGTATGAGCAAATCTACCGGGAATTATATTCTTCCAATGCAGCTGGTAACAGGAGAAAATGACTTCTTTGAAAAACCTTTCCATCCTACCATCGTACGTTTCTGCTTCCTGCAGGCACATTACAGAAGTGTGCTGGATATTTCCAATGATGCGATGATTGCTAGTGAAAAAGGTTTTATCAGATTAATGGAAGCTATTAAAGTTTTAAACGCTGTTACTCCGGATAATGAAAAACAGTCTGGTTTTGACCTTAAGGAGTGGAAAAATAAAGCTTATGATGCTTTAACAGATGATTTTAATTCTCCGATTCTGATTGCTCATTTATTTGAAGCTGTAAAATACATTTTCGCTTTAAATGATGGCAAAGAAACAATTTCTTCGGAAGATCTTGAAGACTTAAAATCAACTTTGAATGCTTTTGTATTTGATGTTTTAGGGCTTCAGAATGTTGAAGAAAACAATAATGAGAAACTTGACCAGACTTTAAAAGTTTTAATAGAACTAAGGAATCAGGCGAGAAAATCAAAAAACTTTGACCTTTCAGATCAGATCAGAGACAAGCTGCTTGCTGAAGGTATTGAATTAAAAGACGGAAGGGACGGAACAACCTACGTTCTGAATTAA
- the folE gene encoding GTP cyclohydrolase I FolE has protein sequence MVDFTDNDDDIFTGKEHTPIRKDAFDKSPQEKIEKITELFGEIMETLGMDMTDDSLKDSPKRVAKMYVNEIFGGLLPENKPGISTFSNKYKYRQMLVEKDITVYSFCEHHFLPIIGRAHVAYISNGEVIGLSKINRIVDYYAKRPQVQERLTMQIVDALKEALGTKDVACIIDAKHLCVNCRGIKDTASSTITAELSGIFRTNPITRQEFLHYVGSHAKLDY, from the coding sequence ATGGTTGATTTTACCGATAACGACGATGATATTTTCACTGGAAAAGAACATACGCCTATTAGGAAAGATGCATTTGATAAATCGCCACAGGAAAAAATAGAAAAAATCACCGAACTTTTCGGTGAAATTATGGAAACACTGGGGATGGATATGACGGATGATTCTTTAAAAGATTCTCCGAAGCGTGTTGCCAAAATGTATGTGAATGAAATTTTTGGAGGACTTCTTCCTGAAAATAAGCCGGGAATTTCCACTTTCTCCAATAAATATAAATACCGTCAGATGCTGGTGGAAAAGGATATTACCGTTTATTCTTTCTGTGAACATCATTTTCTGCCGATCATCGGAAGAGCCCACGTTGCCTATATTTCAAACGGCGAAGTGATTGGCCTTTCCAAGATCAACAGGATTGTGGATTATTATGCAAAAAGACCGCAGGTTCAGGAAAGACTGACGATGCAGATTGTAGATGCTTTGAAAGAAGCACTAGGCACCAAAGATGTAGCCTGTATTATCGATGCAAAACATTTATGTGTCAACTGCAGAGGAATAAAAGATACAGCGAGTTCTACTATTACAGCAGAATTGAGTGGTATTTTCAGAACCAATCCCATCACCAGACAGGAATTCCTCCATTATGTGGGAAGCCATGCTAAACTTGATTATTAG
- a CDS encoding 4-alpha-glucanotransferase has translation MKLYFNVGYNAKAGQNLQLLIVGDEGAAAQTHILFYADNGLWKCEVDYFSKSISYKYQLTDEKGNVLREEFVLHHLNFPHNYKEFIIFDEWSNKNFPENYLNNKILYNKLNQFVPEKAVVLKKHTHLFRIEAPVYNPDWKIVLFGNTSSLGNWNYANAIHLSQTDFGIWEASVEIPEKELIQYKYCIYDKKEGRVIDVETGENRFTFANPLNDVLQIVSNHYFRFKSYQMYHDAGVAVPVFSLRSENGFGVGEFSDIKKLADWTSETNLGIIQILPINDTTANYSWTDSYPYAAVSVYALHPQYISLDNLDFALPEELVSEYHSEKEALNALDLIDYEKVIASKWKYLKAVFNIEKEKIYKDRNFKKFIKDNDHWLIPYAVFCVLRDKYKTPNFNDWKTHKKYIAGKISQFFTVKSKDYDASMLHAWVQYQLHLQLKDAVDYTHSLGVSLKGDLPIGIFRYSVEAWTEPELFGMDFQAGAPPDQFTELGQNWEFPTYNWEAMKADDYQWWKNRFKALEQYFDAMRIDHILGFFRIWRMPISATQGILGYFYPAVPVVIDEFKARHIPFDFKRYCTPFINDRVLWEYFGEESNKALEFINNNNDGTYSFKEEFDTQRKLTDFFKKNPKGTIEEKLVSLCANVLFLTEERNGETVYHPRFSVYNTDSYKYLPEWEQKAIYDLYHDYFFRRQDYLWYEKAMEKLPVILNATKMLICGEDLGMVPACVPVVMDELAIIALKVQRMPSDNIPFYNPKNADYMNVVTASSHDSSTLRQWWKEDSALTQKYFNQQLIQYGKAPEEMDSHQAEIIMKQHLYNDAMLAIFPIQEFLATDPELTNPDMDNERINNPAVFPHYWRYRMHLKLEDLKEKQNFNEKIAYWIKDSGRL, from the coding sequence ATGAAGCTATACTTTAATGTAGGATATAATGCAAAGGCCGGACAGAATCTGCAGCTGCTGATTGTAGGTGATGAAGGTGCTGCCGCCCAAACTCATATCCTGTTTTATGCAGATAACGGCCTCTGGAAATGTGAGGTAGATTATTTCTCAAAATCAATTTCCTATAAATATCAGCTCACAGACGAAAAAGGGAATGTCCTGAGAGAAGAATTTGTCCTGCATCATCTTAATTTCCCCCACAATTACAAGGAGTTTATTATTTTTGATGAATGGAGTAATAAAAATTTCCCTGAAAATTATTTAAATAATAAGATACTTTATAATAAGCTCAATCAGTTTGTTCCTGAAAAAGCAGTTGTTTTAAAAAAGCATACGCATTTATTCAGGATTGAAGCCCCGGTCTATAATCCGGACTGGAAAATTGTATTGTTCGGCAATACGTCTTCTTTAGGAAACTGGAATTATGCAAACGCAATTCATCTGTCGCAGACTGATTTTGGAATCTGGGAGGCTTCCGTTGAAATTCCTGAAAAGGAGCTTATTCAATATAAATATTGTATTTACGATAAAAAAGAGGGACGTGTCATTGATGTTGAGACCGGTGAGAATAGATTTACCTTTGCCAATCCACTTAATGATGTTCTGCAGATTGTTTCCAATCACTATTTTAGGTTCAAATCGTACCAGATGTACCATGATGCCGGAGTGGCAGTGCCGGTTTTTTCTTTGAGGAGTGAGAACGGCTTTGGGGTAGGAGAGTTTTCAGATATTAAAAAGCTGGCTGATTGGACAAGCGAAACAAATCTGGGAATTATCCAGATCCTTCCGATCAATGATACGACTGCTAATTATTCCTGGACAGATTCTTATCCTTATGCCGCAGTTTCTGTTTATGCTCTCCATCCGCAGTATATTTCACTGGATAATCTTGATTTTGCTTTACCGGAAGAATTAGTTTCTGAATATCATTCTGAAAAGGAAGCACTGAATGCCCTTGATCTGATTGATTATGAAAAAGTAATTGCTAGTAAATGGAAATATTTAAAGGCAGTTTTCAATATTGAAAAAGAAAAGATTTATAAAGACAGAAATTTCAAAAAATTTATAAAAGACAATGATCACTGGCTGATTCCTTATGCCGTTTTCTGTGTGCTGAGGGATAAATATAAAACCCCGAATTTCAACGACTGGAAAACCCACAAAAAATATATCGCCGGAAAAATTTCACAGTTTTTTACTGTCAAAAGTAAAGACTATGATGCTTCCATGCTGCATGCTTGGGTGCAATATCAACTTCATTTGCAGCTGAAAGATGCTGTGGATTATACGCATAGTTTAGGCGTTTCGTTAAAAGGTGATCTTCCGATCGGGATCTTCCGGTATTCTGTAGAAGCCTGGACAGAACCTGAGCTTTTCGGAATGGATTTCCAGGCGGGTGCACCGCCGGATCAGTTTACGGAACTGGGTCAGAACTGGGAATTTCCAACTTACAATTGGGAAGCAATGAAGGCAGATGATTACCAATGGTGGAAGAACAGATTCAAAGCATTGGAGCAGTATTTTGATGCGATGAGGATTGATCATATTTTAGGGTTTTTCAGAATCTGGAGAATGCCTATCTCTGCTACTCAGGGGATTTTAGGGTATTTTTATCCTGCGGTGCCTGTCGTTATAGATGAATTTAAAGCAAGACATATCCCATTTGATTTTAAACGTTATTGTACCCCTTTCATTAATGACAGGGTTCTCTGGGAATATTTCGGGGAAGAAAGTAATAAAGCACTTGAATTTATTAACAATAATAATGATGGTACTTATTCATTTAAAGAAGAATTTGATACCCAGAGAAAACTGACCGATTTTTTCAAGAAGAACCCAAAAGGTACTATTGAAGAAAAGCTTGTTTCTCTCTGTGCTAATGTTTTGTTTCTGACTGAGGAAAGAAACGGGGAAACGGTATATCACCCTAGATTTAGTGTTTACAATACTGATTCTTATAAATATCTTCCTGAATGGGAGCAAAAAGCGATCTATGATCTGTATCACGATTATTTCTTCAGAAGACAGGATTATCTCTGGTACGAAAAAGCGATGGAAAAGCTGCCTGTTATTCTGAATGCTACAAAAATGCTGATCTGCGGTGAGGATCTGGGAATGGTTCCTGCCTGTGTACCTGTTGTAATGGATGAGTTGGCTATTATTGCTCTGAAAGTACAGCGTATGCCGTCAGATAATATTCCGTTTTATAATCCTAAAAATGCAGATTATATGAATGTAGTTACCGCTTCTTCCCATGACAGTTCAACGCTGAGACAATGGTGGAAAGAGGATTCTGCTTTGACACAGAAATATTTTAACCAACAGCTGATCCAATATGGAAAAGCGCCTGAAGAAATGGATTCTCATCAGGCAGAGATTATAATGAAACAGCATCTTTATAATGATGCAATGCTGGCAATTTTCCCAATCCAGGAATTTCTGGCAACTGATCCTGAACTTACCAATCCTGATATGGATAATGAAAGGATCAATAATCCTGCGGTATTTCCTCATTACTGGCGTTACAGAATGCATCTGAAGCTTGAAGATCTTAAAGAAAAGCAGAACTTCAATGAAAAAATTGCCTATTGGATAAAAGATAGTGGAAGGTTGTAA
- a CDS encoding T9SS type A sorting domain-containing protein, with protein MKKHLFPLFLLLFGAHAQAQQDFFAIAGKDTSSIIFSDFRVMDVTNGTSGEKIFTADTVAKVFSQERKGTISEDRNSYGNSQSITMAALAYDPLNNNLVYMPMFSSNIYILNAKTKEITLVDNAVSKVTSCDINSHITRMTAGYDGNIYALNNAGTQLLQISKKGNQYGVSDLGIIKDNPSNGKNSFTAMETGFGGDMIADAENNFYVFSASGNVFKVMTKELKAKFTGKISGLPENYSVNGSAVNAKGKVVIASAKGDALYEVDLVTLQAKALPSGEKPHIYDLASKYFANDKKSAVSTLVKIDIYPTRVDERLINVNVNDKNVKGNLKLSIFDLSGKSVMNQDLSVKDGSLNQQIYLKNLINGAYLVSITSEAGKILLSKKILVTE; from the coding sequence ATGAAAAAACATTTATTCCCTCTTTTCCTGCTGTTATTTGGTGCGCATGCCCAGGCGCAGCAGGATTTTTTTGCCATTGCCGGAAAAGATACGTCCAGTATTATTTTTAGTGATTTTCGGGTGATGGATGTAACAAACGGCACTTCCGGTGAAAAAATTTTTACGGCTGATACAGTTGCAAAAGTATTTTCACAGGAGAGAAAAGGTACTATTTCGGAAGATAGAAATTCTTATGGTAATTCTCAGTCGATTACCATGGCAGCTCTGGCTTATGACCCGTTGAATAATAATCTGGTGTATATGCCTATGTTTTCTTCCAATATTTACATTTTAAATGCAAAGACAAAAGAAATTACGCTGGTAGACAATGCAGTATCAAAAGTAACTTCTTGTGACATCAATTCTCATATCACAAGAATGACAGCCGGATATGACGGAAATATTTATGCGCTTAATAATGCAGGAACCCAGTTGTTGCAAATCAGCAAAAAAGGAAATCAATATGGTGTCAGCGATCTTGGGATTATTAAAGATAATCCTTCAAACGGAAAGAATTCCTTTACGGCAATGGAAACCGGTTTTGGCGGTGATATGATTGCTGATGCTGAAAACAATTTCTATGTTTTTTCTGCTTCAGGAAATGTTTTCAAGGTGATGACTAAAGAATTAAAAGCCAAATTTACAGGTAAAATATCAGGTCTTCCTGAAAACTATTCCGTGAATGGTTCCGCAGTGAATGCTAAAGGAAAAGTGGTAATTGCAAGTGCTAAAGGAGATGCTTTATATGAAGTAGACCTTGTGACACTACAGGCCAAAGCTCTTCCAAGTGGAGAAAAACCGCATATTTATGACCTTGCGAGTAAATATTTTGCCAACGATAAAAAATCTGCAGTAAGTACATTAGTTAAAATTGATATTTATCCAACAAGAGTTGATGAGCGTTTGATCAACGTGAATGTCAATGATAAAAATGTAAAAGGAAATCTTAAACTCAGCATTTTCGACCTTTCGGGAAAAAGTGTAATGAATCAGGATCTTTCTGTAAAAGATGGCTCACTCAACCAGCAGATCTATTTGAAAAACCTGATCAATGGAGCATATTTGGTAAGTATTACAAGTGAAGCCGGAAAAATACTCCTAAGCAAAAAAATTCTGGTTACAGAATAA